TAAAAATTAGTTAACAAAACAAGTTggtattaaggcagtagtctgctttacaggcttcagaaaatcgatttttttttttaatctcttccaagaatatgtctttaaaattccagaggccaattcaaCATATTATCGAAGctaaagcagttttagtggccgagcgttgAGCAGgtgcgcgttttctcgagttttcatttttacaagtgttagaaaacggtgccggtccgatcgaaaaaaccaaAGGGATCTAGCTTCAGtcttaaattatcttctatttgaactaaaaaagttggacaaaagtattatttaaactacttgttttgcaacttaaagtaattttttttttcttaaaaaagtgattttttttttcaaacttcgaaaaaatttggaattttataacttcttcggtattttttttagttcataaagaagaGAAActtataagaattaaaaaaaaaatttggttcaacTGTTTCAAATGCATCGCACGATTTACATCACCGGcatcgatttacaagtgcagactccaggcgctccagaaaaatacttacaactttgaaaaaatttcaatattttttaataataaaaattgttgtttaagccttaaatatagtacacgtcttaaaattccgtttaccgtaatcatttccttccctttcaaaaaaaaaaaattgctaaaaaaacgtttttttcggattctaaagcagactactgcctttaGATACTTATTGTTTGAAAAtctgattttctttaaaaaaattgggaTTTGACTTCCTTTCCAACTATACATGGATCTGACATATATTTGTAAAGCAGGAGAGactaaaaccaaatattttgatGAGGGCCAATAGTTTTCAtttgttataatataattataattataacatTTAGAGGTTTTCGTTAGACGGATGAAGTTTCCTATCTCAAGGCCTTTGTATTTAAAGAATTATCTTTTTTATTgcgaatttagttttaaataatcTCGCAACTGTACTGATTACTTTATAAAGGGGGCGACCAACACCAGAACATGCAAAACGATCGATTAGTTCATTAATTCTATAGACTTCACTTCaagaataattataataatatatactagttctaaaattattttatattttattattgtaaaaaaatatgtttaattatgTACGCAGttcaaaaacatacaaatattgtaatacaccttattcaaaattatacaCAAATCAATTATCACTTTATTCCATTTTCACTGCAAACAATCTTAACAGATGCTACCTCAACCCAAACCTCAACCGTCAAAAATGCCAACTACTTTCGATTACTTAAATCTCAAGCCACTAATGCCTTTCTATACTATGTTGTTGTTAGTAAGCAAGAAAGTAAGTTAAGCAATACGagttgtaataataaaattccactcaaccaaaaaatatacaaaacgcAAAAGAACTTTTGCTTACCAGAAGTCACCGATTTGCGCAAAGGCAAGTCTCGAAATGTTGTAACGCTGCTGCTTTCGACTGAGAGATCGACCGAGGGTAGTGGTGGCGTTGGCGTATCCGAATTTGAACGTTCATGTATGGCCCGAACGGGTACCATATTGCCTGTGTGTGAATTGCAAATTTGTTAGCATAAAAAGTAAAAGGAGAAAAAAGATCCCAGCTTTCACACTCACCTGCTGGCATTGAATTGCTGCCCGAGGCCAGACGTCTATGCGAACACGGACTTGGCGTGGTGGAAGTGGCCGTAGCGGCAGTTAAAGGCATACCCGCCGGTGTGGTGCTGTACGCATGCGCAAGTATATGATGCGGTGTATTAACCAgtagcggtggtggtggtggtggcatgCCCGAATGACGCGCTGTAAACGGTTGATGTGGACGCACTTTCGTCGGATCAGATAGCGCTAGTATTTTTTTGACGGCTTGAGGTGAGGCGATGCCAAATTTTGAGTTGTTATTGTGCGCCAAATTGCGGCGATTATGATGATCACTGGTTGACGATGTTGAGCTGGTAGTGGAGAGTGTTGGCGATGAAGGATGACGTTTGCGCAGGGACAATGATGAGTTTGGCGCCGATGAGGATGACGTGTGCGAATAGATGCTCAACTGATCACCGCTGCGTATCGATGAGTTGCCAGTGCCATCTCGACCCAAACCGCTTTCACCGCGTGTACTGCTATTGCTACCACCATGCGTCTGTGAGTTGGATGCCGGTTCGCATTCGAGCGAAAATTTGTGCAGTGCATCTTCGTCACTGATGATCTTCAAATTATTCAGGTATGCCTTGACGCGACGCACCATTTGTGCCTCTTCGAACATTTTCTTTGGATTTGGTGCCGCTGTGGATTTTTTGCGACGCTTTATAGTCGACTGGCCAGCATTTGCGGCGATAACGGTACTGTGGGTGCCACCAGCATTTTGCGAAGTGGACAGCTGATTGAGCGAGAAGAGCGCATTCGAGGGCGATTGACCTTTAAGTTCCAGTATGGCGAGCAGATCGTACGGTGATGAGCACATATGCGTCAGCAGACGCACCTCTTTGGCGAGCATACGCAGCTTTTCAAAGTTGATTAGACCTTCTATGCGCGTGTCATTGCCAAGATGTATGAAGGTGAGATCCTTCTTCACAATCGGATAGAACGGTATGATGGGATGTTGGTTGAACAGTTCTAAAGAGACCAATTGACGATATTTCGACATATTGCGTGAGGGGTCCATGAGATCCTGCAAGTCGGAGAAGACCCGTTGATATTTAGAAGGCAGTTTTTCCCAGGTAAGACGCAGTCGCGACACAGCCGCATGTCCGAGACCAGATATAATGGCGAACATAGAATTAAAATTGCGGCACTCTTTGCAGTGGCGGGCGATTTTTATGAATTGTTTCACAATCTTCATGCGTCGCACAATATTATGTTCACTGCAGATCTCTGTGACAACCCAAAACATTTCACGATTGACGAGTTCGGCGAATTTTGTTAACATTGGCACGCCATATTTCGTCTTCAGATTGAACAGATCATCGATATACTCAGTCGACTCGATTTGCCGGAAGATGGCGAAGTCTTGCAGTGTCAATTGTATGGCCAATTCATAGGCGTTCAATTGCAGAAAATGTACACTCGACTCACGCACCAACTCGAGTGCCAATTCGTCGGGCACCAGTGTCTCGGTACTgccatttgttttcaaatagtaACGCGCGGCAAAACCTATACGCTCGGCTAGGTTCTGCAGTTGATCGGGCAAGCGACGTTGTTTCACCATGCCACCTTCACCGACGCTCACCTCACACAACGAATAATTCGAGCTGGGATCGTGTATGCCAAACTCTTGCAGCGCCAACATAACAACTTCGTGCGCCGTCGTCTCCTTATTGATGAGCAAATACTTGCATGACTGATCGGCCTTGAAGACTTTCAACACATGCTCGGGGTAATCAGGCAGCATAGCGGAGCTGGTGGTCGAAACGGCTGAGGGACGATGCATAGAGGCAGTCAGATAGTTGGGTGTTGGCGCAGGCGCCGTAGCAGTGCTAGTTGTTAAAGAAGTAGAGTCTTCATAGAGCAATGATGAACTCAAATCCGGATTGGATTGCGATTGGTAGAGACGATTACCGCCGCCAACACCACCGCATGTAGATGAGGAACTGGATGAGGAAGTTGTCAATTTGCCGGCTTTTTGTGACATCGTTTCCGTGGGTGTAGCTATATCGACAGAATCATTCAAACCTGCGCCACCGATACTCTTGTGCTGCAACAAATTCATTTTAGCCAACGCTTTTTGTATGCGTCGCCTCGGTGCCAACGTCATAAAACCGCCACCTTTGGAACCACCCTCATTGCAATTGCCCTGCGTGTCCTTGCGCGCGGATGCATTGCTGACGCTCTGCAGGAGATTCGACATAAAATTACTGGCCATATTGCCACCGCCGCTGCTCGGTTGTTGCGGCATTATTGGTGGTGGCGTCGCTGGCGGACAACAGTCCGTTTGGTCTGTGGGCAATAGCATATCAACTGAGCTGAGTCGCAACATATGCGAACGATTTGTGGTGGTCATATCATCCAACATGCAACGTCCATGTAACTTGGCAATGTCGTTGGCGCATATACGACGTGGACTACGCAGTGATTTGCTGCCTAACGAGCCGCCGCTGCTACCGCTACCACTTCCGATGGGTGTGCCAGCGCCATTGCTGCCACCGCTGCTACCATTGCCACCTTGTTCAATGGCCAACATCATTTCTTTGAAGCCCAGCAGATTGCTTTTCACCGTTATGCTCAGATGTGTGCTACCCATTAGTATTTCCATTGCACGTTTACTCGTCACATGTTCGAACGACTGACCGTTTACCTCGTGTATTTGATCGCCACGTTTTAGTCCGACATCTTGTGACTTCGAACCGGGCACTACATGCGCTATGTATATGCCACAACCGCCACCGCCTGTGGCCGCCGTAATGCCGCGCATCTCATAACCGccgattatattgaaatttaacgGTTCATCACGTGACGAACGCGTCAGTGTACAACTACGCATGCGCGCTTTGGCCGCACACGCTATGTGCAGCAAACGCAATTGACTCAACAGTCGCGTATGCTCCAAACCAGCCTCGAATACCTCCAGGAACTCCATCATTTCATGATCAGCCTCAAAATCGGTAAAATGATTGTTCACCCACAGCAGCACAACGCGTGTCACACGATCGCGTATCTCTTGCGGCGACGCGCTGCTACCTTTGGGCGGTTCGGCATCACACTCGAACCAGGCAAGCAACTTTTGCGTTACCTCTTGTGGATTTTTGATGAAAATGCGTTGTGTGAGCAGAAAATCCTCCACATATGTGGGATCAGTCATCGAATTCTCCTCCACCAACTGTTGCAGCAAACGTTCGGGTGAGCCACGTATCACTACATGGCCACGCTTCATGCCCGCCGCACTTGCGGCGCTCGCATTACTACTAGCCGTACCGTTTTCATTGCTGCCGATTTGACGCAACTCGGTGACCATCACAATGCGTCCATCCTCATCTTCATGCCGACGCGTATTCTCCTCACCCTGATGCTGTATGCGATAGTAATCGGTTTGTGTGATGCAAACAAACTGACAATCGTCACATTTGGTGCGCATTACGCCACGATGATACAATTTATCCATAGTTGGTAGTATGCCAAAGGAATCACCCATTTGCAGCTCTTCACGCGTGCCATTCGCATGCTCAATCTCCACGGCGCCATTAATAAGCACCGACCATGAATCGAGCTCTTCGCCATCTGACATCACCACTGTGCCGGCTTTGTCTACCACAGCAAACACCATGACAGCGCAGAGCGCGCGGCGCACCGCCAATGTAATATTGGTGAAGGCCTTCAAGCCTTGTGTGAATTCGAGCAGTATTTCGACATCTTCCTCTGTGCGTTCGGAGGGATCTTTCTCCAGGCAATCACGCACTGCATCGCGCACATTTAAACTCTGtacatgaaattgaaaatattagctTATACAGTTATTTGATGGGAACACATGCAACTTACATCCATGCTCTCCGCCAAATCCTCCTCATCGGAATCCACCACCGACTCCACCAAACCGGACAGATCAATTTCCTCCGCGTCCATTGAGGAGCCGTACACGGACGCCATTGTATCGCTGCCACTGTACGCTGAGCTTGTGTCACTCGAATGTGAACCGCGATTGCATTTTTGTTGCAACTCTGGTCGCGTGGGTGGATACTGTgacacatataataaaatatagtttaatgattttagattttttttattcacaatAAAACTACTTACATGTTGTCTAATATGATGATGATATGGCTCCATTAGttgccaacaacaatattacGCTAGCTGTTTAATATTGTCgcaaacttggcacacttgcgGTGCcaacaatgtaaatatttactgtttttggtttttctttctAAAATTTATGCGTTTTCTAATGCAGTTAAATTAAGGTGattatgttgctgttgttgttcttggccACGTTGATAACGCGTATACATTAAAATTGTGTCTGATATGTATTTCACTTAAACACACCTACGGTGGCTTGAAAAAATAGCTACACAGCGCTTTTGTCGCACTTTTTTTACGCttgattatttgtatatttgtacatatgtttcaATGTATGTTGCAGTTAGTATGCAGTTGACTACGACTGCTGTTGAGACTCGCGACTTTCTTCAGCAGTTCTTGCACTTCACATATGTATgatgtatgtatttcttattAAGCTGCCGcctcagctgctgctgctgctgttacgGCCATCATTGTCAGTTTTAATTTCCACTTATAGtcgtaatttttgttgttattgttgttagtttatattgtttactttctagGGCGGCATTCAGCAGTCAGTCAGCAATGCATCTGACCGTCGACTGTTTATTTGAAGCACTGCGAAAAATACGAATTAAATTGCTTTCAattaataaacacacatacaaattaacaaataatacaGATATTCAACACATTAATTTGGTAAATAGCTAGATATAATATGATTATTGTATAATACACTTATTTAGGCGCATGATACAGACAGCGCCGACAAATTGCAATGCATAATTTACAATACCACCGATTGAGGAAGAGTGCGTTAGTGATGAGCAATATCATAATAGCGCTTAAATAAAGCAATATTGTGTGTGCCCACTTGTGGCTGTGCAGCCGTAACAGTACCACCCACACTGGAGCTTAcggtacatacgtacatactttACTTGCGTGCCAAAGTGAGTATGTCTAGCTACTGCTGCGGTATCCAATGTGCATCACTCGCTTAACATATCCCTCTacacccaaacacacacacacatacagctaCAGATTTGTCAGACCCTATATTGCTTTTTTGTCTGGTGCCACTTGACTGCCTGCAGAGTGATGCTATGCAGTGTACACGTTTACCACCTCCTCTCGCCTATATCGGGAGCGTCAACATTGATTTGCATTTTCCCCGTTTTATCACAAAAGCAACATTCTTGTAATAccaaatagcaaaaatatacatacatacatataggtacttatatttatatagcgcgccatatatgtatgtaaagtacaatatatactatattacaTAGTGTATGTACTTCGCTTGTCGCGCAGTTGACTGGAGCATAAGATCACAGGAAGCACAGCGCGCCAAGTGTGTATTGTTGTCGGTCAGTGACAATTAGGGCATAGCAAAATACcggacaataacaacaactttgcGAATTGTGAAGTTTTAAAAATGCTTCTCAGAGACATTTAGATTGAATATTAAATCAAAGACACTAcggtgctgttgttgtaatgtcaTTCGGTACTTTGTCTCATCATCAAAGTTATCTACGAAACAGGTTGTTAGATCCAAAGAAGCGACAAGAACAAGAAGAAATCTAGtttaatacaaaatacagaATACAATTCTGATAGGATTTTGCGAGTTATTCGAATATTTAATCTGTTATTGAAGTTGTCGATGGACCCTATGTCAATTATATTAACTGCCTTTCAGTCGTTGTCATAAATTTATCTtgttttgtggttgttgttgtagttgcataTATCATTACCGGTATTATTTTGAGGAATGACGTTGTACATAGGGTGGAAAATCTTCAGTAAACTTTAAAAAGTCCCTTTTGAATATCAAAGGAGGCAGTTCTGCTTCAGAGgatcaaaaaaatgtatactattatattttttaatatgttaagGGTTTTTCAATGAGAGcacttcaatgaaattttttatttctgtggAAGTACATTTGACACCATtgtgtatggaactcgatttcttttgcatggccaccatggGCACGCTGGCAGAAGACCAGAcgttgaacccaattttcgacggttttcaagcataaatcgacaGATACTGCTGGAATTTCACGTTCGTTATTCGTACCAAATTCAAAAATCGTCGCTGACTTGTTGGCATAgatcatagacttgacgtagtcccacgggaaatagtctaacggcgtcaaattgcACACCCctggcggccaattgactgggccatttcgtgcgataacacgttcaccaaacttggttttcaataaatcgattgtgataatcgctgtgtgacttgtggcaccgtcctgttggaaccacatattctcCAAGTCTATATCATCTAAtttgggccaaaaatattcggttatcattgagcggtagcgattcccattcacagtaacgtgccacACTTGATCATCACGGCAGAATTACGGCGCAATGACGTTGAGCCCAATTCATGAACATACGAACTGGATGGTCAAGCGACTTCAGTTCTTGTGTCAATTTGATCTTTTAAGGTTGAAGGCCAAgattttttcgcaaaattcgccacaacgacgtcacagagatgctcaacgcttgagaacgacgtgtgagagactgatctttgcattcaaatttttccactaaacGCCTAATTGCTGGTCTGACAGAACGATTATGACAacaataaattggacgtagcgcccttaaagttgaggccactgactccgaatttcggtagtaaattttaatgtatTCAACTCGTTATAAGATCGTATCGTCATCGTAGaaagatgaaatggcaaaccttattgaagagaaatgtcaaaatagtgggaaaaatatggcgtcgtttgcagaccctatcggtctacttttctagcgtcccttttgaaaaaccctttataataaacaataacaaaatatattctaaCGAAAAATCGTAATTAGGACGAAACCGTTGTTACATTGTATAGAACAATTTTCCTAAATATGAGACATGCTGCTGAGTTGGCAGTTCTGCCGGTCAGACTGTTCCAGTACCTTTAAGTGTGTTGCTGGATGAAGGACCGACAATTCAGCCGCATTTTCAAATCACGGTGACAATATTCagagtatattaaatattaaaaatattatatttttattaatttttaatgcttcAAATTTATAGGGACAAAAGTAAAAATCTCTGCCtcaattttgttgtatattttgcaatacatatttgtaatttataatatttaaaacttgaTATTAATGATATTGtacattttgttaattataatttaatttttttacttaataaatttgaaaaaaaaaataaaaataaatactttaaatgtGTCATTAACTTGTCCACACattcaaaataataacagtCAACAGCACGTGATTTATTTAACTGCAATTTACGTAACAGGTTTGCGTGATTCGCCTCGAATGAGAATACATAAGATATTGTGTAAAGTAGTAATTATTGCCTATTAATTACCTATAATTGTtgttatgtatttgtattgataattataataataataatatgtgggAAATTCAATTTAGCAATAATTCATAAGAAATGCAAACTTTGATAAGgcaaatatgcatatgtgcaaataaaatattttaaaaaggagTGACAAACCATTGGagaaatattcaaatgattataaaatatataatactatttttatactacATTGTTGCGGTTTTGCGGTTTCAGTAACTGTTCTAATGATTTAGGTGAAATTCTTTGCAAGCTGATATTTCACTGAGCTAAATTTGAATAATAGTACGCAAGAAGCGTGCTTCATATATGTAGATGATGACaagtgaaaaatagaaaaattataaatagatatataaatattttgcagtaATGCGTTAAGGAGTGAAGTTTAAATAAAACTCTGATATACAAAGGttgattgatttaaaaaaaaaaaaataaaatgttttgctTCTTATagaattgtgaaaaattgtaCCTCTGAGcgatgtatttattatattataatatttaattatgaataaagTTACTAAGCGAAATTATGATTTAATGctttaataaataaagattCTGCAATAGACTTGTTGAAAATGTTCCGAGTTAGAGGGACTTCCGAGTTCCGGaaggtaatttatatgaaatttgacttctattgtcaattcaagagctcgagttgtggaagttcaactgtaattaaaTATCTTTTCTTTCTCTCTTCGCTGAAACTAAGATATTGACGTCAGAGAAAGAGTCAGGAATCTATACGAATGTGGAAAATTGAATTTACcttaatttgaaaacaataaagattttttttgtaacatttcCGGCTAAATTTAAGTGGACGCTAAATATGGCGCAATATACAAGCTTCAATAATAAAATGGGTTacacaatttatataataatttggtATAATCTGTACTTTGTTAAACAGTAAATGGATGTCTTAAAATCACTATTTAACCTTCATTGTCACAACGAAAACGAAACGCCCATTCAGACATTTATCAtagagtatataatatatacattacgtATATACCTAAATAGCaacaaaacttttgaaattttaagcatatcacatgaaaaaatatgtaataagacCATACAACAGCGCAACTCttcgttgtttatttattatgacATACGAGTGGGCGCTAATAAGCTCGACTTTGTGTATTTGGGCAGGCAGTGCCAAATAAAAATTGCGAACAACAGACATTTAGACAGCTTTCTTTCTttccttttgaattttttaagcaCAACGACTAAATTGCGATACACAAATTATatgatacacatacatatgtatgtctacgagtatatatatataagtataacttATAGATGTTAAAAACGGTCATTGTACATTGACTGACACCAGCTTCAACTTTGAGCACTTTATAGCTTATTAGATAGCTTGTGCAATACtattttatacacacacatatacatatactcgatTGTACACTTGTAAGCACATACTTCGGTTATCTACATGTGCATGTTGTACTTAAAGTAATCACTTTATATTACGCTAGTACTAACTAGTACAATATTATATCGGATCACATGTATCAGCACGCGAAAATTAACCGCTCGCGCTTGTATTCAATCGGATTCTTTGTACAACTGAGTTTTATACAACATTGACAGACTGACAAGCAAGGCTCTTTAGTCAGACATGTATGGAAAATATAGGGGgagataaaatatgaaattgaaaaaaaaaaaaaaaattacaaatacaaatacaaataaaaaaatctgtttagaaatattcatatactcataaaaaatgtatgtatatgtaggtaatatatgtataaaatgtgtgacatttgtaaatatatagttCAACATGCCAGCAATatgcaaacaatttaaatattcagTTTCCTTGTTTTTCTCCACTGATAACGCACAATCACTGATTGGGTGTCGCAGTAAAACATGACTTGTTTTTTTAGCGTGATGAGCTTAAATATTCTGCATAACACATTGTcgtatatttactttttaaatatgtatgtataagtattcaTGTTTGTAGGGACCCTCTTTAATTAAGGTAATTCATTATACAacatattacacatttttatttccgAGAATATGTGGATTTATAATGGAAATATTGCAGTTAAAATTATGTAGGGCGTAATGACGACATTTCgcaaaacaaaatcaacattactcaagtatgagaaattaatttttcaaatattttaaaagcaaactcAGAATATcggtcgctgttgttgtttttaaaccCCTAAACTGAgtcaccataatccataaaaaaacttcgagttagagaataaatttttcaaaattgtgtaaaatatagattttttttacacagttttcattatttactttgcataacgttttatttaaatacgttaaaacatgtcttctttaattttatttgtggcaGTTTCCTATTGTTTGGCACTTGACTTCTGGATctgatttatgcaatctataagtattatatcatatttgttCTTCACTTTCATAAGGTATGGAAAccccttttaaaattctgcatctgatagtacaattttaaatcttGTTTTATGTCCCttttcgaaaagttcgatttatggaacgaatttgtatgaaatttgacttctattgccaattcaagagttcgagttatggagaaattcgagttatggaaggaaatttgtatgaaattttatttctaaacgcttttgccaattcaaaagttcgtgttatggaagttccactgtatataatatacCAATTGAAATGATATGTACTATGAGCGAAATGTATTCAAGTAGtttcaagaaatataaaaaatataatgtaattTGGAATCAAAATTGAAAGCTAGAACTTTATATTATTCAATTGATACATTTATCACATATAcatcttttatattttcataagacTTTTATTAATGCCCGTCAAAGCATTAACAAGAATTTGTTACTCCAAGTGCAGTTATTGAAAACTAATTtcaaagcacacatacatatgtatgtacacacatacttaattgttaaaaaaaaaatctttctcTCCGCTTTTGCTTATACACATTGTGCATTATTATCAACATATTCCAAGGCATTCCACTTGACTTGCCGCCCAAATAGGCAAATAGCTTACCAAACTCACAACTACTGCATATAGACAAGTGTAAAGCAGCGgagaaaattacaaataaaatcactatattttttcaagtttagCCTGTTCGTTTGATGTGGTACCCTCCACTAAGTTGTACCAGTTGAACGCTCTCTGCGCGCAGTGTGACTGACTGCATGCAGCACCATATAAGCAATATGAACAAGTGGTACCAGCGTGGTGGCAATGACAACAGTAGGACGTCCAGTGTGCACCTGATGTGTATAGGCAACATGAAAGGGGTGGTGGTAGTGTTAATTATAGTCAGATTATCTATACATATGCGAGGCGGCTATGGTACGAGTAACAACCAGCTACGTCATAAGCTGACAATCACTAATGTACtttccatttttttgcattGTTAGTTATATTAAGTGGTtcgttttatttcttatttatcaaaaaaatgttGACAATTTCTTGCTGGTTTAATTGTATTTTGCCATACGGGGTTTTTCTTATTGGTCATTGATTGCATACTTTGCTTGAATTTGCTAtggtttgtttttaatataaaatttaaatgtcctGTGTgagtttatttagtttttgcgttattatttatatacaagtcTTTGATCAACAAACTCACTGTCACTTTCATTTTCTCAAAGCAAATCAAGCTTCATAACATTACGCGTTTGCCTATTTTCTATTATGAGAAATATACAGTTTATAAAatgtagttttaattttatattaatcacaaaaattaataatatcagcattaaacttgaatttttattatgattttataaaaaaaatctaatgcACTCTAATTCAGAgttgtcatttatttattttttttaaagcaaagaaaaaattaattttacatttccacATCTTATTTAAAAACATACTAACATTTAACcaaattgtattatttgtattatCATGTATATCATTTAATAGCATAATAACATTAATCACCAGtaaa
This portion of the Zeugodacus cucurbitae isolate PBARC_wt_2022May chromosome 3, idZeuCucr1.2, whole genome shotgun sequence genome encodes:
- the LOC105208473 gene encoding rap guanine nucleotide exchange factor 2 isoform X3, whose product is MEPYHHHIRQHYPPTRPELQQKCNRGSHSSDTSSAYSGSDTMASVYGSSMDAEEIDLSGLVESVVDSDEEDLAESMDSLNVRDAVRDCLEKDPSERTEEDVEILLEFTQGLKAFTNITLAVRRALCAVMVFAVVDKAGTVVMSDGEELDSWSVLINGAVEIEHANGTREELQMGDSFGILPTMDKLYHRGVMRTKCDDCQFVCITQTDYYRIQHQGEENTRRHEDEDGRIVMVTELRQIGSNENGTASSNASAASAAGMKRGHVVIRGSPERLLQQLVEENSMTDPTYVEDFLLTQRIFIKNPQEVTQKLLAWFECDAEPPKGSSASPQEIRDRVTRVVLLWVNNHFTDFEADHEMMEFLEVFEAGLEHTRLLSQLRLLHIACAAKARMRSCTLTRSSRDEPLNFNIIGGYEMRGITAATGGGGCGIYIAHVVPGSKSQDVGLKRGDQIHEVNGQSFEHVTSKRAMEILMGSTHLSITVKSNLLGFKEMMLAIEQGGNGSSGGSNGAGTPIGSGSGSSGGSLGSKSLRSPRRICANDIAKLHGRCMLDDMTTTNRSHMLRLSSVDMLLPTDQTDCCPPATPPPIMPQQPSSGGGNMASNFMSNLLQSVSNASARKDTQGNCNEGGSKGGGFMTLAPRRRIQKALAKMNLLQHKSIGGAGLNDSVDIATPTETMSQKAGKLTTSSSSSSSTCGGVGGGNRLYQSQSNPDLSSSLLYEDSTSLTTSTATAPAPTPNYLTASMHRPSAVSTTSSAMLPDYPEHVLKVFKADQSCKYLLINKETTAHEVVMLALQEFGIHDPSSNYSLCEVSVGEGGMVKQRRLPDQLQNLAERIGFAARYYLKTNGSTETLVPDELALELVRESSVHFLQLNAYELAIQLTLQDFAIFRQIESTEYIDDLFNLKTKYGVPMLTKFAELVNREMFWVVTEICSEHNIVRRMKIVKQFIKIARHCKECRNFNSMFAIISGLGHAAVSRLRLTWEKLPSKYQRVFSDLQDLMDPSRNMSKYRQLVSLELFNQHPIIPFYPIVKKDLTFIHLGNDTRIEGLINFEKLRMLAKEVRLLTHMCSSPYDLLAILELKGQSPSNALFSLNQLSTSQNAGGTHSTVIAANAGQSTIKRRKKSTAAPNPKKMFEEAQMVRRVKAYLNNLKIISDEDALHKFSLECEPASNSQTHGGSNSSTRGESGLGRDGTGNSSIRSGDQLSIYSHTSSSSAPNSSLSLRKRHPSSPTLSTTSSTSSTSDHHNRRNLAHNNNSKFGIASPQAVKKILALSDPTKVRPHQPFTARHSGMPPPPPPLLVNTPHHILAHAYSTTPAGMPLTAATATSTTPSPCSHRRLASGSNSMPAGNMVPVRAIHERSNSDTPTPPLPSVDLSVESSSVTTFRDLPLRKSVTSGGTPNFVDGNNKCPMCPTMSPPSNLNQ